A stretch of the Candidatus Neomarinimicrobiota bacterium genome encodes the following:
- the rplT gene encoding 50S ribosomal protein L20: protein MPRITNAVQRKSRHKKILKEAKGYRGGRSKLYKTAKESVDKALQYSYRDRKKRKGDFKRLWITRINAAARLNGLSYSKFISGLNAAGIKLDRKVLADIAVRDPDAFTLISEKAIKAS from the coding sequence ATGCCGAGAATTACCAATGCAGTACAGCGAAAGAGCAGACACAAAAAGATATTAAAAGAAGCAAAAGGATACCGGGGTGGCCGAAGCAAGTTATATAAAACTGCTAAAGAGTCAGTAGATAAAGCGCTGCAATATAGCTACCGGGATAGAAAAAAACGTAAAGGCGATTTCAAACGTCTTTGGATTACAAGAATAAACGCCGCAGCGAGACTGAATGGATTGAGCTATTCGAAATTTATATCAGGTTTAAATGCAGCCGGAATCAAGTTAGATAGAAAGGTGTTGGCTGACATCGCCGTCAGGGATCCGGATGCCTTCACACTGATATCCGAAAAGGCTATAAAGGCATCATAA
- the rpmI gene encoding 50S ribosomal protein L35, with protein MPKMKSHRGASKRFKTTASGKLKRKKAYHSHILNKKSTKRKRKLRKSTLVSVADAKNVKQMILK; from the coding sequence ATGCCTAAAATGAAAAGTCACAGGGGTGCCTCAAAGCGTTTCAAGACAACGGCATCCGGTAAGCTAAAAAGGAAGAAAGCTTATCACAGCCATATATTGAACAAGAAATCGACAAAGAGAAAAAGAAAGCTGCGTAAAAGCACTCTCGTCAGCGTAGCCGATGCGAAAAACGTTAAGCAGATGATATTGAAATAA
- a CDS encoding translation initiation factor IF-3, translating into MHVNEKIKSTEIRVVDEDGGALGIMATTEAMAIAEERGLDLVEIAPDGNPPVCKLMDYGKYKYEKRRKLKEAKKKQHVIHVKEVRFRPMIDEHDFQTKIKRAKKFIEAKNKLKITVMFRGREMTHLEYGDYLMEKITKELEDLAVISSQPSREGRFITAYFMPK; encoded by the coding sequence ATACACGTAAACGAAAAAATAAAATCTACTGAGATCAGAGTAGTTGACGAGGACGGGGGCGCACTCGGCATTATGGCCACAACTGAAGCAATGGCAATTGCTGAAGAGAGGGGTCTTGACCTTGTAGAGATTGCACCGGATGGGAATCCTCCGGTTTGCAAACTCATGGATTACGGCAAGTACAAATATGAAAAGCGAAGAAAACTAAAAGAAGCGAAAAAGAAGCAGCATGTAATTCATGTTAAGGAAGTCAGATTCAGACCGATGATTGACGAGCACGACTTCCAAACGAAAATAAAAAGGGCTAAAAAATTTATAGAAGCAAAGAACAAACTAAAAATTACTGTGATGTTCCGCGGTAGAGAGATGACACACTTAGAATACGGTGACTATTTAATGGAAAAAATAACCAAAGAATTAGAGGATTTAGCTGTCATTTCTTCTCAACCTTCGAGGGAAGGCAGGTTCATCACGGCTTATTTCATGCCTAAATAG